In the Lepus europaeus isolate LE1 chromosome 18, mLepTim1.pri, whole genome shotgun sequence genome, one interval contains:
- the KCNJ2 gene encoding inward rectifier potassium channel 2 — protein MGSVRTNRYSIVSSEEDGMKLATMAVANGFGNGKSKVHTRQQCRSRFVKKDGHCNVQFINVGEKGQRYLADIFTTCVDIRWRWMLVIFCLAFVLSWLFFGCVFWLIALLHGDLDASKESKACVSEVNSFTAAFLFSIETQTTIGYGFRCVTDECPIAVFMVVFQSIVGCIIDAFIIGAVMAKMAKPKKRNETLVFSHNAVIAMRDGKLCLMWRVGNLRKSHLVEAHVRAQLLKSRITSEGEYIPLDQIDINVGFDSGIDRIFLVSPITIVHEIDEDSPLYDLSKQDMDNADFEIVVILEGMVEATAMTTQCRSSYLANEILWGHRYEPVLFEEKHYYKVDYSRFHKTYEVPNTPLCSARELAEKKYILSNANSFCYENEVALTSKEEDDSENGVPESTSTDTPPDIDLHNQASVPLEPRPLRRESEI, from the coding sequence ATGGGCAGCGTGCGAACCAACCGCTACAGCATTGTCTCTTCAGAGGAGGACGGGATGAAGTTGGCCACCATGGCAGTTGCAAATGGCTTTGGGAATGGGAAGAGTAAAGTTCATACTCGACAGCAATGCAGGAGCCGCTTCGTGAAGAAAGATGGCCACTGCAACGTCCAGTTCATCAACGTGGGTGAGAAGGGACAACGATACCTTGCAGACATCTTTACCACGTGTGTGGACATTCGCTGGCGGTGGATGCTGGTTATCTTCTGCCTGGCGTTTGTTCTCTCCTGGCTATTTTTTGGCTGCGTGTTTTGGTTGATAGCTCTGCTCCATGGGGATCTGGATGCTTCTAAAGAGAGCAAAGCCTGTGTGTCTGAGGTCAACAGCTTCACAGCCGCCTTCCTTTTCTCCATCGAGACCCAGACAACCATAGGCTATGGCTTCCGGTGTGTCACAGACGAATGCCCAATTGCCGTTTTCATGGTGGTGTTCCAGTCAATCGTGGGCTGCATAATCGATGCCTTTATCATTGGCGCAGTCATGGCAAAGATGGCAAAGCCGAAGAAGAGAAACGAGACCCTGGTCTTCAGTCACAATGCTGTGATTGCCATGAGAGATGGCAAGCTGTGTCTCATGTGGCGAGTGGGCAACCTTCGGAAAAGCCACTTGGTGGAAGCTCATGTTCGAGCACAGCTCCTCAAATCCAGAATTACTTCTGAAGGGGAGTATATCCCCCTGGATCAAATAGACATCAATGTTGGGTTTGACAGCGGGATTGACCGTATATTCCTGGTGTCCCCCATCACCATAGTGCATGAAATAGATGAAGACAGCCCTTTATATGACTTGAGTAAACAGGACATGGACAATGCAGACTTTGAAATTGTTGTAATACTGGAAGGCATGGTGGAAGCCACTGCCATGACAACACAGTGCCGCAGCTCCTATCTGGCGAATGAAATCCTCTGGGGCCACCGCTATGAGCCTGTACTCTTTGAAGAGAAGCACTATTACAAAGTGGACTATTCAAGGTTCCACAAAACCTACGAAGTACCCAACACTCCCCTGTGTAGTGCCAGAGAGTTAGCAGAGAAGAAGTATATCCTGTCAAACGCTAATTCATTTTGCTATGAAAATGAAGTCGCCCTCACAAGCAAAGAGGAAGATGACAGTGAAAATGGGGTCCCAGAAAGCACAAGTACGGACACGCCCCCTGACATTGACCTTCACAACCAGGCCAGTGTACCTCTGGAGCCCAGGCCATTACGGCGAGAGTCAGAGATATGA